In Anolis sagrei isolate rAnoSag1 chromosome 5, rAnoSag1.mat, whole genome shotgun sequence, the DNA window ggccaggaattctgagaactgaagttcaaaacatcaggaggagcacaagtttgacaccactgggtCTCCTAATTGAAACCCCAAAACCCTTTGGAGAAGCCAGTgctggaaaggagaagaaagatctAATACTCTCCAACATTGCCAACACCAAGACCCATGAAAAATTCATCTTTCCTTCATTGGAACGTGGCTTTCTAAAATCCTCACTGAAAGCCTTGGAAGGCTTCCTTACATTACTGGAGAGGTAAACACCAACCTTCTCCTACCATACTTTGATACTCCTAAGATTATTGCCACTGCCAAACATGCCTGCCTAGAACCAATTTGACTGATATTTCCCTGCTCCTGGTATAACCCATCTAAAGTCATAAGCTTCCTCACATTTCTCTCATTCACACATATGCAAACTTTCAAATCGTtttaggagagaaagaaaagaaaagagcaaaCCCATTATTTCAATATTTACCGGAAGCTGTGCCAACTGAATTAGATCATTTGCTTTCATCAAGCTTTCATTGTAGTGATCTTTGTAGTCTTCCAGAGCTTCTCTCAATTCCTTGATATATCCTGGAGTTGGAGTTTTGGTTATATTGTTCAGCATTTGCACATACATAGAAATAATCTGGGCTATTAATAATTTTTTCTCATTGGCCTGCCAAAGGGAGAAAATACCAAAAAATGCATTAGAGACATTTCTTAAGTAAGACAAATATGAGCAATTCTGATCCTCCAAATTCTTCAATCTGAGGTCCTCTAACCATCACAGACACTGGTGATAACATCTCTTGAAGCAGTCAAAGCAATGCCTCACTGCCTTCTGAAACTAGAATGGTATTTGATTTTCTTGTGTTCACATAATCAGATGTGTTCACATAATCATGTAAGTCAAAGTGAAAGAGTTACGCCTTTCACATTTAGTTTCCTTGTCACAGGAAGAAAAGAATGTAAACACTATTTATACAATGCTGTCTGGAGATACATGTCCTTGACTATAGATTTAATCTGCAACAGGCAACTCATCTGCTACATAAGGGACTGATATTTCCTCCCTCTGGGGAAGAGTTACACAAAAATTGTTCTCGTTTCAAAAAGATTTTAAAGATATTTCATTGCCTGAGGCGGAAAATAAGCAATGTTCCCTCTTCTCCACTCACAGTGAAGATGCACATTTGTCggaatgtgtcttcaagtcaactctaTAGGGTTTTcatagcaagatttattcagacagGGCTTATCATTGCCTTCCTCCGAGTttgggagagtgtgacttgcacaacattccctagtgggtttccatggctgggttGCAATTCAAATCCTCACCTTCCCAAGAGTCATATTtcagcattcaaaccactgcaTTGGGCTAGCATCATAGCCAATCCTCACAAATTAGTTTGgcaactgattcagaaaatctcAAATGCTTCTAATGCCCTCTCAGTCAgtgaaaatgcaataataaatcaataagtggccatgttttgtttttgtttgtttgtttttgtttttgtttttttgcttttttcatgACACAGTATATTTGATTAGCTTGGCCATAAGGATAAGCTTGGCCATGGCCCTCTCTTTTCCCCAttgaagaaaataaaggaagaagCTTACCTGTGACCATAGACCACTATCCAGTAAACGTATAAAAACGGGCCCGCCCTCAGCAACATCAGACCGAGTGGCATTCTGCAAGACAAAATACAAACATTTCAATCAAACATATAACTTCATTCagtattagtaaaaaaaaataaactttgACTCAATTCCAGCTGTTATGGCCTCCAGAGGAAATTCTTTCTCCTCAATCAGATCAACGATTGCAATTATTTTGCCTTCAGCCAGGCAGCCTGATTTAGTTTTAATCCCATTTTAAAGGCAAATTTGTTCATCACTGCTGTCTTCTTTTCTATTATTCATTTACAGCTTAGGAAGTCTGTGCATGCTTCCCAGTCATTTTCATTTACACCCCAAATCTTAATTCCACAGAAACAAAAAACATTTCTTCTACTGCTAAAATAAAGGCGCATGAATACTTTATATTGCTGTATAAGTCAACTTGGCATTTCTTTTAAGTTCTCCCAGGACAGACGAAGTTGTTGCTTTTTgccctctactcagagaaggagaggGTTCCTTTTAAGAAAACAGCTAAAGTATAGTAGTctcgggagcccccagtggtgcagcaggttaaacagctgagctgctgaatttgctaactaaaaggtcagctgttcgaatccaaggagcaggatgagctcccactgttagccccagcttctgccaacctaacagttcaaaaacatgcaaatgtgagtagatcaataagttaCTTCTACAGAAAAGTAACAgtgtttcatgcagtcatgctggccacatgaccttggagtcatctacgaacaacaccggctctttggcttagaaatggagatgagacccccagagtcggaaacaattagatttaatgtcaaggggaaacctttacctttatagtaGTCTCAATGGCTTGTGAATAATTTGATTTAGGTTgcttgggttgattttttgactaaagcGAACATGCCATTTACCTTATAAATATACAAGATAATTttggcatacatacatacatacatacatatgtctCTGTGTGTTATGTATATGGTATATATATTACACTGTTAtcaatattccagatgtagttCGTCAAACTGATATGCCTCTGTTTCCCTGTGAATAATTTCTCCTTCCTTTAAATATAGcctatttttaaaagccacaatgGCATTTAGTTTCTGATGCATCTCTTCTACACATGCATGTGGAATCAG includes these proteins:
- the IFNG gene encoding interferon gamma, which produces MAWQICLIILLAASSSLGLPSSTSEHITGAIESLQKDFNATRSDVAEGGPVFIRLLDSGLWSQANEKKLLIAQIISMYVQMLNNITKTPTPGYIKELREALEDYKDHYNESLMKANDLIQLAQLPMDNLKIQRKAVLEMTRVLQEVRKEESRRRRRSQRQNSRGLKRQKPNVMG